In Nisaea acidiphila, the DNA window CTGCAGTCCGAAAAGGCCGGGCTCCGGATGGGTGATGCGGTAGACCGGGACGGTCTCCAGATACGCGCGCATCCGGCCCTTGGCGTTGAACGCGGCCCGGAACAGATCGGCGCGGAAGCGCTCTCCCAGGTTCTGCAACACGCCCCCGGCGAGATAGACCCCGCCGCGGGCGCCTGCGGTCAGGGCAGCGTTGCCCGCGACGGTCCCGAAAAACGAGGCGAACCGGTCCAATGCCTCGCGTGCCGCCGGGCAGCCTTCCCGGTCGAGGCGCTCGACGACCTCCTCGCCCGTCGCCGGTTCGGGATCGAGCCCGTCCCGTTCCGCGATGGCGCCGAAGAGGTTCACGAGGCCCGGGCCGGACAGCACGTCCTCAGCCGATACGTGGCCGAGACGCTGTCGAAGGTGCGCGATCAGGTCAGCCTCCGCTTCGTTCGACGCGGCCAGCGTCGCGTGGCCGCCCTCGCCGTCGAGCACATGCCAGTCCTCGCCGGACGGCACGGCGGCGCCGACCCCGAGACCGGTTCCCGGGCCGAGCACCAGCTTCGGCCTGCGTGCGACCTCGATCCCGGTCTGCACAGCGTCGAGATGGTCCTCGCCGAAATGCGGCAGTGCCGCCGCCACCGCGGCGAAATCGTTCATCAGACCGAATCGGTTCCAGCCGAAGCGCTCGCGCACGGCATCGCGGGAAAACTGCCAGGGGCAGTTGGTGAGTCGGATCCGGTCGCCGGAGACCGGTCCTGCCACCGCAACGATTGCGTTGCGCGGCCACTCGGGCTGCGGGATCCCCTCCAGGAATACTTCGAGCGCCACCTCAAACCCCTGATGTTCCGCCGTCTTGAACGCACGCTCGCTCCGGAGGCTCTCTCCATCGGTCAGGGCCAGCCTGAGATTGGTGCCACCGAGATCCCCGATCAAAGTACTCCCGCGCATACCCCGCTCTTCTCCTCCGCAACAATCCAGCCCCGGTCACGTTAGCATGGAGACTGTTCAACGCGAGCGGCGCGGTCTCCGACGAAGCTCGCGCGCCGAACCCACCTGACGGAGGCGTTACTTCACAGTCAACCCTGGATAAGGCATATGCGACGGCAGGCAATTTACGGGAAATCGTCGATGGAAAGTATCTACTACGTCCTATCCTGGGCCTGTCACCGGCGCTGCAAGCATTGCTACGAGGAGCGCTTCCGGCCCTATGTCCGCGACGAACTCAAAGCGGTCGTCAGCGCGGCGGAAGCCAATTTCCCGAAGATCATCGCGAACCTTCCCGACCGGCTGACCTATCTCGACCTGGAGCAGCCGGACGACAGCGCAGCCGGCGGCTATGTCGAACGCACCAGCCGCATCATCGTCTCCGGCGGCGAGGTGCTGCTCGACCCGGTGCGCGAGACCATTCTCTATCCGGCACTGGAACAGATCCGCGACAAGTACCGGTCGCAGGGCGGCGTGAAGCTGGTAGTGCAGACCACCGGGGACCTGTTGACCGAACGGATCATCGAAGAGCTGCTGGAGCGCGGCATCTACATGATCTCCGTCGCGGGCATGGACGATTTCCATGTCGGCATGGAGGGCGAGAAGCGGGTGCCGCTGCAGGAAAAGCTGACCGGCTGGTTCGAAGCGGCAGGCATGCGCCCGTTCCTGCATGATCCGAAAGTCCGGGCCTGGGACGATGACGGCCCCAATTTCTCCTTCTTCGGCGCGACCGAGGATGCCTGGATCGGCAAGATCTGGCCGCGCGGCCGGGCCTGGGCCAACGGCCTCTCCCGCGCGACGATCAACGACAATTTCTGCAATGTCTGGTCCGGCGGCCTGAACTTCCTGAACCGGCGCTATTCCGGATCCGAAGTCTCCATCGACCCCAACGGCGACGTCTTTCCCTGCTGCCTCAAGACTAAGGCCCCGCTCGGAAACCTGACGGAAGAGCGGCTCGAAGACATTATCGACAGCCTGGTCGGGCGACCCGCCTTCGAAGCGATCTCCATGGGCCATCCCGAGCGCATGGGCATCGCCCATGGCTGGGACGTTGAAACCTTCCTGAAGAAGTCCGAGACGATTACCGTCGATGGCCGTCCCTACCGCAATCTCTGCATCGGCTGCGACCGGTTCCACACGGAAATTCTCGCCGGCGTGCTCGAGGATGCGCGGCGGGATCGCATGGCGCGGCGCTCACTCGACGCGGCGGAATAAAGCCGCGCCTTTTCACCGGGCACCGGACGCGGCACTCTCCCTGCAAAGGGAGGACTGCTCAATGGACAAGAAATACGACGCGAAGGCCCTCGCCGCCTTCGCCACAGGCCTGTTCGAAGCCGCCGGGCTGGACGAGGCCAAGGCAGGCACCATCGGCCCGCTGCTCGTCGAGGCCGATCTGATGGGGCACACGACGCACGGCCTCCAACTCTGCGCGCCGTATCTGAAAGCGCTCGATGACGGCACCATGGAAAAAGAGGGGGGCCCGCAAGTCCTGAGCGACCGGGGCGCCGTCGTTACGTGGGACGGCCGCCGCCTTCCCGGCGTCTGGCTCACCGCCCGCGCCGTCGATCTTGGGGTTGAACGGGCCAAGCTCTACGGAACCGCCAGCATTGCGATTCGGCGCAGCCACCATATCGCCTGCCTCGCCGTGTTTCTCGAGCGCGCGACCAGAGCGGGTTGCATGGTGCAGATCGCATCTTCAGACCCCGCCGTCTCCAGTGTGGCGCCCTATGGCGGAACGGAACCGCTCTTCACACCGGATCCGATCGCTGTCGGCATACCGACAGGCGGCGACCCGATCCTGATCGATACCAGCGCCTCGATCACGACCAATGGCCTGACAGGCCGCCTGCATGGCGAGGGCAAGAAGCTTCCGGGCGCATGGGTGCAGAATGCGGAAGGTGCCGCGAGCGACGATCCCGCCGTGCTGTTCACCGACCCGCCCGGCACGATCCTGCCGATCGGCGGAAAGGAGTACGGTCACAAGGGCTATGGCCTCGCATTGATGATCGAGGCCCTGACACAGGGACTTCCCGGCCACGGACGCGCCGACCCGGCCGAAGGATGGGGCGCCGGCGTCTACGTTCAGGTGATGGACCCGACAGCCTTCACCGGCGAGGCTGCCTTTACCCGGCAGATCGACCATATCGTCGAGCGATGCCGCGCGAACAAACCGGTCGCGGGCGGTCCGCCGGTGCGCCTGCCGGGTCAAAGTGCGATCGCAAAAAGAGCTGCGTCATCCTCGGGAGGCGTCGCACTTTATCCGGGGATCATCGACGCGCTGGCGCCTTGGGCAGAGAAATACGGGCTGGTGCCGCCGGTTCCGATCTCCGCTTCCTAAGACCAGCAAGCGATGGCGGAACAGCACGGCATTCGACATCAATTTTAGCCATATTGCATTGCAATAATGGCATAAATTTTTTCATGAAAACAATGGCTCCAATGCCTTGCCAACACGTTTTCGGCCTGCAATGCTTCGCGCTCCAAACGGTCTGGACATTCGTCCGATGGTGGGTCCGCATCGCCCGGTGCGCCCGCTGCCTGAGAAACCGGAATACGACAGGAGTGGACATGAAGAGATTTCTTGCTGCGTCGGCATTGGCTTCGCTGGCGCTCGTCTCGGCAGTACCGGCGGCCCTCGCCGGCAAGGCTGACGACACCCTGAACATCGTGTGGGAACGCGAGCTCGAGAACGTCGATAGCTACTTCAACACCGCACGTGAAGGCATCATCTTCTCACGTATGACCTGGGACGCGCTGCTTTATCGCAACCCGCAGACCATGGCTTACGAGCCGTTGATCGCGAAA includes these proteins:
- a CDS encoding radical SAM/SPASM domain-containing protein, whose translation is MESIYYVLSWACHRRCKHCYEERFRPYVRDELKAVVSAAEANFPKIIANLPDRLTYLDLEQPDDSAAGGYVERTSRIIVSGGEVLLDPVRETILYPALEQIRDKYRSQGGVKLVVQTTGDLLTERIIEELLERGIYMISVAGMDDFHVGMEGEKRVPLQEKLTGWFEAAGMRPFLHDPKVRAWDDDGPNFSFFGATEDAWIGKIWPRGRAWANGLSRATINDNFCNVWSGGLNFLNRRYSGSEVSIDPNGDVFPCCLKTKAPLGNLTEERLEDIIDSLVGRPAFEAISMGHPERMGIAHGWDVETFLKKSETITVDGRPYRNLCIGCDRFHTEILAGVLEDARRDRMARRSLDAAE
- a CDS encoding Ldh family oxidoreductase; translation: MDKKYDAKALAAFATGLFEAAGLDEAKAGTIGPLLVEADLMGHTTHGLQLCAPYLKALDDGTMEKEGGPQVLSDRGAVVTWDGRRLPGVWLTARAVDLGVERAKLYGTASIAIRRSHHIACLAVFLERATRAGCMVQIASSDPAVSSVAPYGGTEPLFTPDPIAVGIPTGGDPILIDTSASITTNGLTGRLHGEGKKLPGAWVQNAEGAASDDPAVLFTDPPGTILPIGGKEYGHKGYGLALMIEALTQGLPGHGRADPAEGWGAGVYVQVMDPTAFTGEAAFTRQIDHIVERCRANKPVAGGPPVRLPGQSAIAKRAASSSGGVALYPGIIDALAPWAEKYGLVPPVPISAS
- the glk gene encoding glucokinase, which produces MRGSTLIGDLGGTNLRLALTDGESLRSERAFKTAEHQGFEVALEVFLEGIPQPEWPRNAIVAVAGPVSGDRIRLTNCPWQFSRDAVRERFGWNRFGLMNDFAAVAAALPHFGEDHLDAVQTGIEVARRPKLVLGPGTGLGVGAAVPSGEDWHVLDGEGGHATLAASNEAEADLIAHLRQRLGHVSAEDVLSGPGLVNLFGAIAERDGLDPEPATGEEVVERLDREGCPAAREALDRFASFFGTVAGNAALTAGARGGVYLAGGVLQNLGERFRADLFRAAFNAKGRMRAYLETVPVYRITHPEPGLFGLQALARG